A genomic stretch from Arachis stenosperma cultivar V10309 chromosome 3, arast.V10309.gnm1.PFL2, whole genome shotgun sequence includes:
- the LOC130965327 gene encoding uncharacterized protein LOC130965327 yields MENQSSSSFSSLMEMQFLILDQVRFLDVNEDTLSQWELVDLFDVEEEWEEQCDDGNIVDDGFNYADSSPISYPNVDPIEGIGNFIPRRDVVDHDHGHHDNNNDDDEVEGVDDEDDEDDDGYDLDDELVPWNVGNRFERQRMRKLGKRACSKMNNSKRNPYLYTRPGCVRGKHGLGLKHTY; encoded by the coding sequence ATGGAAAACCAATCATCATCTTCATTTTCGTCTTTGATGGAGATGCAGTTCCTTATCCTTGATCAAGTTCGGTTTTTGGATGTGAATGAAGATACCCTTTCGCAGTGGGAACTCGTTGATCTCTTTGACGTTGAAGAAGAATGGGAAGAACAATGCGATGATGGTAATATTGTTGATGATGGGTTCAATTACGCTGATTCTTCCCCCATTTCTTACCCTAATGTTGACCCAATTGAAGGAATTGGCAATTTTATCCCTCGTCGTGACGTTGTTGATCATGATCACGGTCATCATGATAATAACAACGATGATGATGAGGTTGAAGGTGTTGACGAcgaagatgatgaagatgatgatgggTATGACTTGGATGATGAGCTTGTTCCTTGGAATGTCGGGAACAGATTTGAGAGGCAGAGGATGAGGAAATTAGGGAAAAGGGCATGTTCGAAAATGAACAATTCAAAGAGGAACCCTTATTTGTACACAAGGCCAGGGTGTGTGCGTGGTAAGCATGGTTTAGGTCTTAAGCACACTTACTAA